A single window of Phyllostomus discolor isolate MPI-MPIP mPhyDis1 chromosome 13, mPhyDis1.pri.v3, whole genome shotgun sequence DNA harbors:
- the IL3 gene encoding interleukin-3, which produces MSSLSILALLLLLLAHRTPPAQGHPLLTTYITLIKEMGSLLSQPPALPKGDLGINHKLTLQDRTLLRPNLEKFLDAAKNFENKTQQIRKILPEFRKVVPTAPSTNCSISFEENDWDDFRRKLKEYLDSLRRFVNDKIFRQTTRSSSGP; this is translated from the exons ATGAGCAGCCTCTCcatcctggcccttctcctgctCCTGCTTGCACACCGCACCCCTCCGGCACAGGGGCATCCCTTACTGACTACCTATATCACACTGATCAAGGAAATGGGGAGCCTCCTCAGCCAGCCACCTGCGCTTCCAAAA GGCGACTTGGGAATAAATCACAAATTGACCCTGCAG GATAGAACCCTTCTGAGACCAAACCTGGAGAAATTCCTGGATGCTGCCAAGAACTTCGAAAACAAGACACAGCAAATCAGGAAAATCCTCCCG GAATTCCGGAAGGTTGTGCCTACTGCCCCTTCCACG AACTGCTCAATCAGTTTTGAGGAGAATGACTGGGATGATTTCAGGAGGAAGTTGAAGGAATATCTGGATTCCCTTAGGAGGTTTGTCAATGACAAAATTTTCCGCCAGACAACTAGATCCTCCTCTGGGCCCTAA